The following nucleotide sequence is from Camelina sativa cultivar DH55 unplaced genomic scaffold, Cs unpScaffold02236, whole genome shotgun sequence.
taaggtaaacaaacacacacaagtCCTTCCTAACTTgtaaatatgatataaaaacTGTGGTACCTGATTGTAGTTGACAAGAGGCTCGTCGAAACTTGGTGCGGAAGGGGTGATGAACTTGGGGCATGCATAAGAGAAGAGCTCATCATAGATACCGAAAGCCTCATCGTCATACCTCTGCATACGCATCATCTTTTCACCATACTTCTCGCGGAGCTGAGAGTTGACAGAGTCGTCAACGAGTTTAGTTTGAGGGCAGAGAGAGA
It contains:
- the LOC104774272 gene encoding eukaryotic translation initiation factor 3 subunit L-like, with product MYALLAVCLSLCPQTKLVDDSVNSQLREKYGEKMMRMQRYDDEAFGIYDELFSYACPKFITPSAPSFDEPLVNYNQDAYSLLLHFSC